The Xanthomonas sontii genomic sequence GCCAAGCGCCGCCGCGCACCGCTGTCGGCGCTGGCCGGCGAACCCTTCATCCTGTTCCCGCGCAGCTTCGGCACCAGCCTGTACGACGAGATCCTCGATGCCTGCCGCCAGGCCGGCTTCGAACTGAAGATCGAACAGGAAGCGCCGCAGATGTCGTCCATCGTCAACCTGGTGGCCGCCGAACTGGGCGTGTCGGTGGTCCCGGCCTCGACCGCGCAGGTGCAGTTGCCCGGCGTGCGCTATCTGGACATCGAAGGCCGCGTGCCGATGGCGCGACTGGCCTTGGCCGCGCTGCCGGCCACCGCGCAGGCGATGCCGATCGTGCGCCACCTGTGGCAGTTGGCGCAGGGGCATGCGGCGGGCAGGCGCGGGTAGGGGGCTGCACTCCCCTAGCAGCAATGCAGGAACGGCTTTAGCCCCGAAGGGCTTTACCGATAGAGCTTATCGCTGCTAAAGCTCACTCGTGCGGCTGTGTTTGTCCGACGTGTAAATCAAGCAGCAGCAACAGCAACAGCAAAGGCTTTCGCCTTGCGGCGAGTCACTTTTCTTTGCTTGTGCAAAGAAAAGTAACCAAAAGAAAGCACACCCTGCCTACGCGCCCTCCGCGCTACGCGCTCCGGGTCCGCGTCCAGCACGGGGATCCGCGGAAGGGGCATCCTGCCCCTGCCGCGGACGGCGCACATCCTTGTGCGCCGCCCCTTCGGGGTTTTTCCCCGTGCTGGCCGCCGCTTCGGAAGGGAACCCGGTAAGTCAAAAGCCGAAGCAACAGCAAAGACCGAAGCGATTGCCGCTGCAGCGCACACCCCCGTCATTCCAGCGGCCGCCAGCGAATGCACTTCGCGTGGTAGCCCATGTCGGCTGTTGATTGTGGTGGACGCGCAACGACGATGGTTTTCGAAGAAGCTGCAGGAGCGGTTGTGCGTGGCGTACAGGTGGCTGTGCCGGCGTGTACCCAGCTCAGGCGCATCACCATTGCAATGCCGTATGTATGCGCTGTATCCGCAATAGCTTTTGCTATTGATGTTGCGTTGGCTATTGATGTTGCGTTGGCTTTTGACTTACTGGGTTCCCTTCCGCAGCGGCGGATGGCCCGGGGAAACACCCGAAGGGCGGCGCACATGGATGTGCGCCGTTCGCGGCAGGGGCAGGATGCCCCTTCCGCGAATCCCCGGTGCATCCGCGGACCCGGAGCGCGTTAGCGCGGAGGGCGCGAGGCAGGGTGTGCTTTCTTTTGGTTACTTTTCTTTGCACAAGCAAAGAAGCGCTTCTCAGCAGCCGAAGGCTGATCAAAGTAACTCGCCGCAAGGCGAAAGCCGTTGCTGTTGATGTTGATGTTGCTGCTTGATTTACGCGTCGGACAAGCACAACCGCAAGAGTGAGCTTTGGCAGCGATAAGCTCTATCGGTGAAGCCCGTCGCGGCTGAAGCCGCTCCTATGAGATACGAGGTACGAGGAACGCGACGCGCTCAACCCAGATGCGTGCGCACCGCTTCGTCGATCTTGGCCGGCGGCACGAACCCGGGCACCCGCGCCACCTCCTCGCCCTGGCGGAACAGCATCAGCGTCGGGGTCTGGCGCAGGCCCTGGGCACGGAAGAAGTCCTCACCCACGTCTTCCATCTTCACCTTGAGCAGGGTCACGCCCTGCGCGCTCTCGCCCTCGGCGAAACGCTCCAGCGACTTGTCGAGCATGCGGCAACCAGGGCAGTTGTCTTTGTTGAAATCGGCCAGCACGCGCGGATGCGCGGCGAGCGCATCGGCGAACTGTTCGGCACTGGAAACGGTGATGGTGGTGAGCATGGAACGAAACCTTGTCTGATGTCGGAAGAAGCCCGGCGTGCGATGGGGACGCCGGCGATGCCAGGAAAACGGATGAACGACGACGGCGTCAGCCGCTGCCATGCAAGGGCAACACCCTCGCAGCGAAGCCAGCCGCGCCCGCGGGAGCGGACTCGGCAGCGGCCACCGGCACGTCGCCTGCCAACGACGCGCGCGCCGCGCGGAACGCCAGCACCTGCGCGCACCACGCGTCGATGGCCGCGTTGTCGCGGTCGCCGTGCGGCATCTGCTCGATCTCCAGCAACGGATAAGCGCTGTCGAAGAACCGCGCGATGCGCTTGACCGCCCCGCAGTAGTACTCCAGCCCCCACTGCGTTTCGCCGGTGCCGAACGCCGCCACCTCGATCGTCTTGCCGGCCGCCTCGACCAACTCGGCGATATAGCGCTTCATCTCCGCCGGCGTGCGCCCGGCGTTGTCGCTCCAACTGCCGAGCAGATGCAGGTCGAAGTCCGCCGCGCGCGCGGCATCGCCGAGCGCGCCCTGCAGCGTCTGCAGGTCGGTGTGGATCCAGGTGACCGCGTGCCCCGCCGCCTCGCACTGCGCATGCACGCGGCGGGCGACGTCGCGGGTGTTGCCGCTGAGCGAAGCGTAGGCGAGCAGGATGTGCATGGGGCGGGGATTCGGGAATGGGGATTCGGGATTCGTCAGGGCGGGGTTTGCTTTTGCCAATCCCCAATCCCGATTCCCCAATCCCGGCTCCTCACAGATCGTCGAAGCCGTTGTCCGAGTTGGTCTTCTTGTAGCTGGCGTTGCGCATCTCGAAGAAGTCGGTCTTGGTCTCGGTGAAGTTGTCGGCGTAGGCCTTGATCCACGGCATCACGTTGTCGCTGGCGCCGCTGTACAGCTTCTCGATGCCGAGCATGCCGGACATCTTGTTGGCGCGGTACTTCACGTACTGGATCATCTCGTCCACGTCGATGCCCTCGATGCCGTCGAGCACTTCCGAGGACCACTCGGTCTCCAGGCGGATCGCATGCTCGAAGGCCTGGTGCACGTAGTCGGTCAGCTCGTTGGTCTGCAGCTCGGCGTTCTCGCCGATGATGGCGCGGATCAGCTCGCTGATGAACTTGGTGTGGGCCAGCTCGTCGCGGTTGATGAAGCTGATGATCTTGCCGGTGCCGGTCATGCGGTTCTGCCGCACCAGGTTGTAGAAGTACGCGAAGCCGGAATAGAAGTTGATGCCTTCCAGGATCGAGGACTGGATCAGCGAGCGCAGCAGGGTCTCTGCGGTCTTCTCGCGCATGAAGTCGTCGTAGGCCTGCATGATCGGCTGGTTGCGCGCGATGATGGTCGGATGCGTGCGCGCGATCTCGAACACGCGGTTCTGGTCGGCCAGCCCGGCGATCGAGGCGAGCACGTACGAGTAGCTCTCGTTGTGGATCACTTCCTGCTGGCCGATGATCGCGGCGTTGGCGTGCGCGGCCGGGTCGGTGATGTATTCGGCGACGTTGTAGATGAAGCGCGTCTGCGGCGAATCCAGCGTGGCCAGCAGGCCGATGATCGAGTCGTAGGCGTTCTTCTCGCGCGCCGACAGCTCCCCGTACTGCTTGGCATCGCCCTTCATGTCCACTTCGTCGGGGATCCAGAAGTTGGTCGACAGCTCCTTGTACGCCCGGTAGAAGGACGGGTACGGGATGTCGTTCCAGTTGAGGATGCCGCTGGTCGTGCCGTTGATGATGCCGGTGGAACGGTTGGGGTGCAGCGGTTCGAGGATCTTGATGCGGTCGAGCGCGATGGCCATGGATGTGCTTCGGTAGTCGGGTGAACGGCGCCGGCGGACGGCGCGGGAATGCGGGACGCGCGCGGCAGGACCGGCCTGCCGCGCGGCGCGGGCGTCAGACGCCGGCGATCAGCTCGAGCACCACTCGCACTCGCTGATGTCGATGTCGTTGGAACGCACGTAGTACGTGGTCTTCAGGCCTTCCTTCCACGCGGTCATGTGCAGGTCCAGCAGGGTGCTGGCGCGGATGCCGCTGGGCACGTAGAAGTTGAAGCTGATCGACTGGTCGACGTGGCGCTGGCGGCGCGCGTTCTGGCGCACGCTGGCGAACTGGTCGACCTTGTAGGCGCCCTTCTCGTAGTACGGATAGGTATCCACGGTCAGCCCCGGCGCCACCACCGGACGGCGGAAGTCCTTCTTCTCCTCGTAGTAGAACGCGCTGTAGATCGGATCGATCGAGGCGGTGGAGCCGGCGATCTGCGCGGTGCTCATGTTCGGCGCCACCGCCACCATCCAGGCGTTGCGCACGCCGTGCACGCTCACCTGCGCGGCCAGTTCCTGCCATTCGGCGCTGTCGTAGCCGCGCTTGGTGAAGTACTCGCCGTTCTGCCAGTCGCTGCCCTTGAACACCTTGTACGCGCCCTTCTCCTTGGCCAGCGCCAGGCTCGCCTGGATGGTCAGGTAGTTGATGCGCTCGTACAGCGAATCGCTGTACGCCTCGGCGTCCGGCGAGTTCCAGTCGATGCCCTTCTGCGCCAGCAGGTGGTGCCAGCCGAAGGTGCCCAGGCCGATCGCGCGGTACTTCTGGTTGGTGATGGTGGCCTGCGGCACCGGCAGCTCGTTGAGGTCGATGACGTTGTCGAGCATGCGCACCTGGACGCGGATCAGCCGCTCCAGGATGTCCGGCGACAGCAGGTCCGGCTGCGCGGTGACCGCGCGGCCCAGGTTCACCGAGGACAGGTTGCACACGACGAAGTCGCCGGCCTGCTTGGTGGTGACGATCTGGTCGCCGCTGATCATCTCCTGGATGACCCGCGTCGGGCTCATGTTCTGCAGGATCTCGGTGCACAGGTTGCTGGAATACACCATGCCCTGGTGCTTGTTCGGGTTCATGCGATTGACTTCGTCGCGATAGAACATGAACGGGTTGCCGGTCTCCAGCTGGCTGACCATGATCCGCTTGAACATGTCGATGGCCTTGACCACCTTGCGGCCGATGCGCTCGTCGGCCACCACTTCCTCGTAGCGGGCGCGGAAGCTGCCTTCGCCGCGCTTCTCGTCGAAGAAGTCCTGCAGATACCAGCCCTTGACCTCCTTCACCTCGTGCGGGTCGAACAGGTACCACTCGCCGCGGCGCTCCACCGCTTCCATGAAGATGTCCGGCACGCACACCGCGGTGAACACGTCGTGCGCGCGCAGGCGCTGGTCGCCGTTGTTCAGGCGCAGGTCCAGGAACGCCTCGATGTCGCGGTGCCAGATGTCCAGGTACACGGCGATGGCGCCCTTGCGCTGGCCGAGCTGGTCCACCGACACGGCGGTGTTGTTGAGCTGCTTGATCCACGGCACCACGCCGCCGCTGGAGTTCTTCACCCCGCGGATCGCCGAACCGGACGAACGCACGTAGCCCAGGTAGGCGCCGACGCCGCCGCCGTGCTTGGACACGCGCGCCACGTCGGTGTTGGAGTCGTAGATGCCCTGCAGGCTGTCGTCGACGGTGTCGATGAAGCAGCTCGACAGCTGCCCGCCGATCTTGCCGGCGTTGGCCAGGGTCGGCGTGGCCACGGTCATGTACAGGTTGGACAGCGCCCAGTAGGCCTCGCCGACCAGCTGCATGCGGCGCTCGCGCGGCTTCTCGTCCTGCATCAGGTACAGGGCGATGGTCAGCCAGCGCTCCTGCGGCAGTTCGTAGACCTTGCGCGAGTTGTCGGTGGCCAGGTAACGCGTGGCCAGCAGGTACAGGCCGTTGTAGGCGAACAGCTTGTCGCGCTCCGGATCGATCATGCGGCCGGCTTCGGCCAGTTCGTCCTTGGAGTAGTTCTTGAGGATGTCGATCGAGTACACGCCGCGGTCGGCCAGGCTTTCCTGGAGGCCGACGTAGGAGCCGTACTTCTCGCCGGCATCGTAGAAACGGTTCTTGCTGGCGCGCTTGTACAGGCGGTCCAGGTACAGGCGCGCGGCGAAGTACTCCCACTCCGGCGTGGCGATGTCCACGCGCGACTCGGCCTCGCGGATCAGGTAGTCGACCATGTCGTCGGCCGACAGGCTTTCCTTCTTCTCGATGAAGGCGAAGGCCTTGCGCTCGTAGTCGCTCACGTCCAGCTGCGGGAACTCGGCGTGGATCCGGTCCAGGGTGCGCTGCAGGCGCGAGCGGTCGAAGGCCATGCGGCGGTTGCCGCCGTCCTTGACGATCCAGGTCACGGCGCGCTGGTCGTTGCTCGGCTCGCTGCTGGCCGTCGGCTCCGGCTGGGCAGTGGCGGCAGCGGTCGTGGGGTCGACGGCGGCGTCGACGGATGCGGTGGCCGGCAGGCTGTGGGTCTGGCTCATGAAGGTCTCCAAGCGTAGTGCACGCGGCCGCCCGACCCTCGCAGGCAGCGGTCCGACCGGGTTCAATGGTGGGCAGGCGGTGTCGCGAAGACTGCAAACGGCGCAGGCACCGGGCCTGCGGGCGGTCAACGCTGCACCGACCCTCTCCCCCCGGAGAGCGCGCGGTCGGCGCCGCGCGGTGTGCTTCGCGCGGCTGTCGGCAGGTCTTCGGGCTGATGGGCAACGGCCGTGGCCGGTTCCTAGCCCGTCGCTTCCCAAGGCGGGCGCCTCAGTGCGGATGACGGGTTCGTTCCCAATTACCGCTGCGGGGCAGCGCCGGAGTTGGCGTTGGCACGCCGCACCGGCTTCCCTTTTGATCCTGCGGCTTGGGGCCGCCGGAACCGACCACCCCAAGATAGTGGGGTCGGTCGACGACGTCAACGCTAAATATGGGTGAAATTACGAAAACCTAAGCCTGGCAACGGTTTGCCGCCGACGGCCGATTCCGGCCCGGCCGCGACGGCCGTTCGTGGCCGTGACGGGGCCGTGAAGCCGGCCGCGGACAGGGGCGTTTGGCGCCCCCGGACGGCCCCGACACCGCCGCCTGTCCTACGGCCGGCAAGGCACCACGGTGCCGCTCGCATCGGTGCAGGTGCCGGTGTGGACGATGCTGCCGTCCTGCACGCTGGTGCTGCCCTGGTAGCTGCCCTGCGTGCCATCGACGCTGCTCTGGCGGCTGCCGCTGAGCGTACCGTCGGCGGCCCGGGCCAGGCTGCCACTGCTGCTCGCGCTGGCGCCGTCGGCGCGCTGGACGCTGGCACTGCCCTGGCGGCTGGCGCTGCCGTCGGCGTTGCGCTCGGCGCTGCCTTGGCGCGTGGCGCTGCCGCCGGCGGCGGTCGTGCGGGTAGCGGCGCTGCGCGCGCTGGCGTTGCCCTGGCCGTCGGCCTGCCATTGGCGGGCGCGTTGCACGCTGCCGTGCGCGCCGCTGGCGCTGGCCTGCACGGCGGCGTGGCGGGCGCCCTCGGCGCCGCCGGCGGTGCGCGTGCGGGTGTGTTCGCGTGCCGGTGCACTGGGCGCGACCAGGACGCCGGCGGCCAGCGCCAGCAGCAAGGGAGTGATGCGACGGGACAGCGACATGGCGTTCTCCGATGACGGCAGCGGCGTGCTGCCGAGTGTCACCGTAGCCATGGCGCCGGCGCCGCGGGCGCCGCATCGGCCAGCAAATGTTGCCGAACGCCGCAGCGGAAACATCCGCTTACAGTTGCGTCGCGGCGGCCGTTGCCGCGGGGCCGCGGCGCAACCGATAGTGGCGTCCATGGACGATGCCGCGCCCGCTCCCCGCCTGCTGCTGGTCGACGACGACGACCGCCTGCGCGCCCTGCTGTGCCGCTACCTGGAGAGCCAGGGCTTCGCGGTCAAGGCGGTGGCCGACGGCGTGCAGCTGCAGCAGGCGCTGGCGCGCGGCCACTACGACCTGGTGGTGCTGGACCTGATGCTGCCCGGCGAGAACGGCCTGGAGATCTGCCGGCGCCTGCGCGGCCAGGGCGACGCCACCCCGATCGTGATGCTGACCGCCAAGGGCGACGAGATCGACCGCATCGTCGGCCTGGAGATCGGCGCCGACGACTACCTGCCCAAGCCGGTCAACCCGCGCGAGCTGCTGGCGCGGATCCGCGCGGTGCTGCGCCGTACCCGCCCGGGCGGCGCCGGCGCACCGCAACCGGAGGGCGGCGAGATCGGCTTCGGCCGCTTCCGCCTGCACCTGGGCCGGCGCGAGCTGCGCCGCGATGGCGAACCGCTGAAACTCACCACCGCCGAGTTCGCGGTGCTGTCGGTGCTGCTGCGGCACCCGCAGCAGCCGCTGAGCCGCGACCGCCTCTCCAGCCTGGCGCACGGCCGCGAACACGAGCCGTTGGGGCGCAGCATCGACGTGATCGTGGCGCGGCTGCGCAAGCTGCTGGAGGACGACGTGCGCACGCCGCGGCTGATCCAGACCGTGTGGGGCGTGGGCTACGTGTACGTGCCGCCGGAGCCGCAGGCATGAGCGCGCCGGCTTCCCGCGCCAGCGGCTGGCCGCGCAGCCTGTTCGGGCAGTTGGTCCTGGTGATCGCGCTGGTGCTGGCCGGCGCCGGCCTGCTGGCGCTGCTGCTCGGCCGCGAACTGGCTGTGCGGCCGGCAGCGCAGCAGCAACTGCGCATGCTGCACGGCTTCGCCAATGTCGCCGAGGCGCTGCAGCGCTCGCCGGCCGCTGCGGCGCTGACGCCGGCGTTGCGCGAAGCCGGGCTGCAACTGCGCAGCGCGCCGCCCACCGCCAGCGCCGCCGGCCCGCTGGCCGACGCGATGCAGCGCCGCGCGGCCGACCAGCTCGGCCCCGGGCGCGCGTTGCGCCGCGATGCCGACGGCACCCTGTGGCTGCACCTGGCCACGCCGACCCCGCTGTGGGTGGCGTTCTCCAGCCAGCCGCGCGAGCACGGCCTGCGCCGGTTCTCGGTGGCGATGCTGGCCGGTTGCGCGCTGCTGGTCTGGCTCGCCGCTGCGCTGGTCGCGCGGCGCCTGGTGCGGCCGCTGCGGCAACTGGCGCAGGCCGCGCCGCACCTGGTCCGCGGCGAACAGGCCGCACCGATCGCCACCGGCGGTCCGCGCGAGGTCGCCGCGCTGGCGCAAGCGCTCACCGCGGCCAGCGCCGACGTGCGCCACGCCGCGGCCGAGCGTGCGCTGCTGCTGGCCGGCATCTCCCACGACCTGCGCACCCCGCTGACCCGGCTGCAGTACGCGCTGGCGCTGCTGCCGCAGGTGGAGCCGGAACTGCGCGAAGGCATGGAGCGCGACATCGGCGAGATCGACGCGATCCTGGCGCAGTTCATCGCCTACGCCCGCGACGGCCGCGACGAACCGGCCGTCGCCCTGGACCTGGCCGACCTCTGCCGGCAGGCGCTGGGCGCGGCGCAACCCGGCTGGGAGGCCGTCCTGCCCGCGCAGGCACCGCTGCACGGGCGGCCGCTGGCGCTGCAGCGCGCGCTCGGCAACCTCGTCGGCAATGCCGAACGGCACGGCGCGGCGCCGTTCCAGCTGCGCCTGCACAGCGACGGCGGCGATGGCTGGTGCATCGAGGTGCGCGACCACGGCCCCGGCCTGGACCCGGCGCTGGCCGCGCGCGCGTTGCAGCCGTTCGTGCACGGCGGCCATGGCGGCAGCGGACTGGGCCTGGCGATCGTCGAGCGCGTCGCGCGCCAGCATCGCGGCGCGTTGCTGCTGCAACCCATCGCCCCACACGGCCTGTGCGCCACCCTGCATCTGCGCCCGGCCTGAACCCGGCGCGCGCCGACGCCCGCACGCGTCGGCCGCGCCACGCCCCTCCTCGCCGTCCTCATGGAGTGATCTGCTCATGCGCCTGTCCCGCCCCTCGCCCACCCACGGCCTGCTCGCCCTGATGTTGCTGCTGCCGTTGCTCGCCGCCCCCGTCCACGCCCAGGACGGGCGCCTGCGCGCCCGCCTGCTGCAGCGCCTGGCCACGCGCGACGGCGCCGACGGCGCACGCGCGCCCTTGCCCGCCGGCGCGCAGGTGCTACGCGACGTCGCCTACGGCCCGGACCCGGCGCAGCGCATGGACGTGTACCTGCCGGCCGGCGCACGTCAGGCGCCGCTGCTGGTGATGGTGCACGGCGGCGGCTGGGCCGACGGCGACAAGGACAACCCCGGCGTGGCCGCCAACAAGGTCGCGCACTGGCTGCCGCAGGGCCATGTGCTGGTGTCGGTGAACTACCGCC encodes the following:
- the ompR gene encoding two-component system response regulator OmpR produces the protein MDDAAPAPRLLLVDDDDRLRALLCRYLESQGFAVKAVADGVQLQQALARGHYDLVVLDLMLPGENGLEICRRLRGQGDATPIVMLTAKGDEIDRIVGLEIGADDYLPKPVNPRELLARIRAVLRRTRPGGAGAPQPEGGEIGFGRFRLHLGRRELRRDGEPLKLTTAEFAVLSVLLRHPQQPLSRDRLSSLAHGREHEPLGRSIDVIVARLRKLLEDDVRTPRLIQTVWGVGYVYVPPEPQA
- a CDS encoding ribonucleoside-diphosphate reductase subunit alpha, whose amino-acid sequence is MSQTHSLPATASVDAAVDPTTAAATAQPEPTASSEPSNDQRAVTWIVKDGGNRRMAFDRSRLQRTLDRIHAEFPQLDVSDYERKAFAFIEKKESLSADDMVDYLIREAESRVDIATPEWEYFAARLYLDRLYKRASKNRFYDAGEKYGSYVGLQESLADRGVYSIDILKNYSKDELAEAGRMIDPERDKLFAYNGLYLLATRYLATDNSRKVYELPQERWLTIALYLMQDEKPRERRMQLVGEAYWALSNLYMTVATPTLANAGKIGGQLSSCFIDTVDDSLQGIYDSNTDVARVSKHGGGVGAYLGYVRSSGSAIRGVKNSSGGVVPWIKQLNNTAVSVDQLGQRKGAIAVYLDIWHRDIEAFLDLRLNNGDQRLRAHDVFTAVCVPDIFMEAVERRGEWYLFDPHEVKEVKGWYLQDFFDEKRGEGSFRARYEEVVADERIGRKVVKAIDMFKRIMVSQLETGNPFMFYRDEVNRMNPNKHQGMVYSSNLCTEILQNMSPTRVIQEMISGDQIVTTKQAGDFVVCNLSSVNLGRAVTAQPDLLSPDILERLIRVQVRMLDNVIDLNELPVPQATITNQKYRAIGLGTFGWHHLLAQKGIDWNSPDAEAYSDSLYERINYLTIQASLALAKEKGAYKVFKGSDWQNGEYFTKRGYDSAEWQELAAQVSVHGVRNAWMVAVAPNMSTAQIAGSTASIDPIYSAFYYEEKKDFRRPVVAPGLTVDTYPYYEKGAYKVDQFASVRQNARRQRHVDQSISFNFYVPSGIRASTLLDLHMTAWKEGLKTTYYVRSNDIDISECEWCSS
- a CDS encoding ATP-binding protein, which codes for MSAPASRASGWPRSLFGQLVLVIALVLAGAGLLALLLGRELAVRPAAQQQLRMLHGFANVAEALQRSPAAAALTPALREAGLQLRSAPPTASAAGPLADAMQRRAADQLGPGRALRRDADGTLWLHLATPTPLWVAFSSQPREHGLRRFSVAMLAGCALLVWLAAALVARRLVRPLRQLAQAAPHLVRGEQAAPIATGGPREVAALAQALTAASADVRHAAAERALLLAGISHDLRTPLTRLQYALALLPQVEPELREGMERDIGEIDAILAQFIAYARDGRDEPAVALDLADLCRQALGAAQPGWEAVLPAQAPLHGRPLALQRALGNLVGNAERHGAAPFQLRLHSDGGDGWCIEVRDHGPGLDPALAARALQPFVHGGHGGSGLGLAIVERVARQHRGALLLQPIAPHGLCATLHLRPA
- a CDS encoding ribonucleotide-diphosphate reductase subunit beta, encoding MAIALDRIKILEPLHPNRSTGIINGTTSGILNWNDIPYPSFYRAYKELSTNFWIPDEVDMKGDAKQYGELSAREKNAYDSIIGLLATLDSPQTRFIYNVAEYITDPAAHANAAIIGQQEVIHNESYSYVLASIAGLADQNRVFEIARTHPTIIARNQPIMQAYDDFMREKTAETLLRSLIQSSILEGINFYSGFAYFYNLVRQNRMTGTGKIISFINRDELAHTKFISELIRAIIGENAELQTNELTDYVHQAFEHAIRLETEWSSEVLDGIEGIDVDEMIQYVKYRANKMSGMLGIEKLYSGASDNVMPWIKAYADNFTETKTDFFEMRNASYKKTNSDNGFDDL
- a CDS encoding flavodoxin, whose amino-acid sequence is MHILLAYASLSGNTRDVARRVHAQCEAAGHAVTWIHTDLQTLQGALGDAARAADFDLHLLGSWSDNAGRTPAEMKRYIAELVEAAGKTIEVAAFGTGETQWGLEYYCGAVKRIARFFDSAYPLLEIEQMPHGDRDNAAIDAWCAQVLAFRAARASLAGDVPVAAAESAPAGAAGFAARVLPLHGSG
- a CDS encoding thioredoxin family protein, which encodes MLTTITVSSAEQFADALAAHPRVLADFNKDNCPGCRMLDKSLERFAEGESAQGVTLLKVKMEDVGEDFFRAQGLRQTPTLMLFRQGEEVARVPGFVPPAKIDEAVRTHLG